A stretch of bacterium DNA encodes these proteins:
- a CDS encoding septum formation initiator family protein, whose translation MRNRVQRIAKPRKGARKKWWKIVLGSVIFFVVFYTLFLSETGFLSIMRKIKYRDQLKATIEKEMRISDSLKNVIIKLQTDTQFVEKIARTKMGMSRAGEKIFIFRESKTTIKSPADSQVLK comes from the coding sequence ATGAGGAACAGGGTTCAAAGAATTGCTAAGCCCAGAAAAGGTGCCAGGAAAAAGTGGTGGAAGATAGTGCTTGGCTCCGTAATATTTTTCGTAGTGTTTTACACGCTTTTCCTTAGTGAAACGGGATTTCTTAGCATAATGCGAAAAATTAAGTATAGAGACCAGCTTAAAGCCACCATAGAAAAAGAGATGAGAATAAGCGATTCGCTGAAGAATGTTATCATTAAGCTTCAAACTGATACCCAATTTGTCGAAAAAATAGCCCGAACAAAGATGGGCATGTCGAGAGCTGGAGAGAAAATCTTTATCTTTCGTGAATCAAAGACAACAATAAAAAGCCCTGCAGATTCTCAAGTATTAAAGTAA